The following proteins come from a genomic window of Labeo rohita strain BAU-BD-2019 chromosome 25, IGBB_LRoh.1.0, whole genome shotgun sequence:
- the fbxl13 gene encoding dynein regulatory complex subunit 6: MMTSFQDSDPIIRDYLIKHSLPQIYKALLAGLCVSCPEDPLHFIEEKILLILEDQDFEICWHTFIDKDKQISSLAGGIVYDIFGNPEDSLCLSHLLEKAYSCYRTSLTKMCFRGWKSYISKKKMKAARLVERMEEAEMYHKQRRIKLAFIKWTAWVQFHKQRQNDALRKLQKVQDSVHCRNTITAWRRVVQDAKRAKEYFKRLERDIQENQNSEIPLGDGQDRLSLLPNKLSLKIFQSLGVRDLLKCAQVCHSWKAITQNSSLWTEIDFSPEASWITDQTVERILRVHRVYVICVNLCGCTLVQESSFGRISQCRNLQELDLSECPHLNDENMKMILEGCRSLLHLNLAFTHITNATIRVLSRCCLMLRSLSLAYCTRFSDKGLQYLITGKGCHRLTYLDLSGCSQISMDGFTYVAKACSSLQQIVLDDLPTLTDTCVQVLVSRCRVLTVISILDSPYLSDVAFKTIADVISLTKIQIQGNNRMTDSSLKALCRSSLTLSEVQISDCPRMTDASLKSLGSLTKLCNLNISGCIKVTDMGIHYISEGPSSVQLRELDLSYCPKLTDLSLKRITQKCSSLTHLSVCFCENLTDNGFECLNSCTSLNSLDITGCKIHDKGLAALGTNHSLRKLTATECVFITDNGIKMFCRQCHHLELLDVCQCVCLTDRAIKALSFFCRTIATVRIAGCPKMTDTAVKYLTRIGHLLKELDVSGCPLLTDRTPSFLLCSCLQLRSISMLYCKNISKQAALKLQRRVQHWKHSNDDAPYSLD, translated from the exons ATGATGACTTCTTTCCAAGATTCAGATCCAATAATAAGAGACTATTTGATTAAACATTCACTTCCTCAGATTTACAAG GCTTTACTTGCTGGATTATGTGTCTCATGCCCTGAAGATCCTTTGCACTTTATAGAGGAGAAGATCCTATTGATTCTAGAGGATCAGGATTTTGAGATCTGCTG GCACACCTTTATTGACAAAGACAAACAAATCTCTTCATTGGCTGGAGGCATTGTGTATGATATTTTTGGAAATCCAGAAGACAGCCTG TGTCTGTCACATTTGTTGGAGAAAGCTTACTCATGTTATCGCACCAGCCTGACCAAAATGTGTTTCAG GGGTTGGAAGAGTTATATTTCAAAGAAGAAAATGAAGGCTGCCAGACTCGTAGAGAGAATGGAAGAGGCTGAGATGTATCACAAACAGAGACGGATAAAACTGGCTTTTATCAAGTGGACAGCATGGGTTCAGTTTCACAAACAGAGGCAGAATG ATGCTCTGAGAAAACTTCAAAAAGTCCAGGATTCTGTTCACTGCAGAAACACCATCACGGCTTGGCGTCGTGTTGTGCAGGACGCTAAAAGAGCAAAGGAATACTTTAAG AGGCTAGAGAGAGATATACAAGAAAACCAGAACTCAGAGATACCACTAGGCGATGGACAGGACAGACTCTCACTGCTGCCTAACAAGCTGTCTCTTAAG ATCTTCCAAAGCCTAGGTGTGCGTGATCTGCTGAAATGTGCTCAGGTGTGTCATTCTTGGAAAGCAATTACTCAAAACAGCTCACTGTGGACTGAG ATTGATTTCTCCCCTGAGGCCAGTTGGATCACAGATCAGACTGTGGAGAGAATACTACGAGTGCATCGTGTTTATGTGATCTGTGTGAACTTGTGCGGTTGCACCCTGGTGCAGGAGTCGAGTTTTGGACGCATCA GTCAATGCAGAAATCTTCAAGAACTTGATCTCAGTGAATGCCCACATCTTAAT GATGAAAATATGAAGATGATTTTAGAGGGATGTCGCTCTCTCCTCCATCTTAATCTGGCCTTTACTCATATTACTAATGCCACAATAAGAGTCCTGTCAAG atgCTGTCTGATGCTGCGGTCTTTGAGTCTCGCATACTGCACAAGGTTCTCTGATAAAGGCCTGCAGTATCTGATCACAGGAAAAGGCTGTCACAGACTCACTTATCTGGACCTTTCCGGTTGTTCTCAG ATATCTATGGATGGATTTACATATGTCGCTAAAGCTTGCAGCTCACTGCAACAGATTGTGTTAGATGATCTACCCACCTTGACTGACACCTGTGTGCAG GTCTTAGTGTCTAGATGTCGAGTGCTGACTGTGATTTCCATATTGGACTCACCGTATCTCTCTGACGTGGCTTTCAAAACAATTGCTGACGTGATCAGCCTTACCAAGATCCAAATACAAG GTAATAACCGAATGACGGACAGCAGCTTGAAGGCCCTGTGCCGTAGCTCTCTGACGCTCAGCGAGGTCCAAATATCTGACTGCCCTCGCATGACTGATGCCAGCTTGAAGTCTTTAGGGAGCCTGACAAAACTGTGCAACTTAAATATCTCAGGCTGTATCAA GGTGACTGATATGGGAATCCATTACATCTCTGAAGGTCCATCTTCTGTACAACTGCGAGAGCTCGATCTTTCCTACTGCCCAAAACTTACTGACCTGTCCCTGAAGAGAATAACTCAGAA ATGTAGCAGTCTGACCCACCtgagtgtgtgtttctgtgagaACCTGACGGATAATGGATTTGAGTGTCTGAACAGTTGTACTTCTCTCAACTCTCTGGACATCACAGGCTGCAAAATACATGATAAA GGACTAGCCGCCTTGGGAACTAACCACAGTCTGAGAAAACTGACTGCAACTGAGTGTGTTTTTATAACAGATAATGGAATAAAG ATGTTTTGCCGACAATGTCATCATCTGGAGCTTTTGgatgtgtgtcagtgtgtgtgtctgactgATCGTGCGATCAAAGCCCTCTCCTTCTTCTGCAGGACCATTGCCACAGTCAGAATAGCTGGATGCCCTAAA ATGACAGATACAGCAGTGAAGTACCTGACAAGGATTGGTCACCTCTTGAAGGAGCTGGATGTGAGTGGCTGTCCTCTTCTAACTGACCGCACCCCTTCTTTTCTACTGTGCAGCTGTCTGCAGCTGCGGTCCATCAGCATGCTCTACTGCAAGAACATCTCCAA ACAGGCTGCTCTGAAACTGCAGCGCCGCGTGCAACACTGGAAACACAGTAATGATGACGCCCCCTATAGTCTAGACTAG
- the LOC127156229 gene encoding transmembrane protease serine 9: MWRLTCVTLVLILCVKDSLSQPNVCGHARLNPRIVGGANAAAGSWPWMVSLHNTTGQKHFCGGSLINKEWVLTAAHCVDGKSVATLLLYLGKSTQQGNNPNEITRTVNNIIAHPTYNRNGYDNDIALLHLSSPVTFNDYIQPVCLAAQNSNFPSGTKGWVTGWGQIGVGIFLPPPGILQEVEVEVYDNNRCNNRCRGAITNNMICAGTQQGGRGPWRGDSGGPLVHKKSSQWVQSGVVNWSEGCAQPDIPAVYARVSVYQQWITGHTGQNPPGFVAFIYRLRKGTITMWRFTCMALLLCVKDCLSHLHVCGRSPLYPRVVGGANAHEGAWPWMISLHSPKYKGHFCGGSLISSEWVLSAAHCFSSVDISSILVYMGRRTQQGDHWHEISRSISTLIIHPSYNSDTYNNDIALLHLSSAVNFTNYIRPVCLAAENSDFPSGTSSWITGWGQTAFGVTLSYPGTLQETVVPVINNSECNNLLGANLITENMMCAGLLQGGKDTCQGDSGGPMVSQHCSVWVQSGIISRGHDCGQPSEPGVYTRVSRYQQWITTSIGQNLPGFVTFNPLISCSSASQGKTNIALNMYTHQPTGYYRYITFVLLHAFALCYLCRLRYSCIN, translated from the exons ATGTGGAGGTTAACGTGTGTGACTTTGGTCCTGATCTTATGTGTCAAAG ATTCACTTTCACAGCCAAATG TTTGCGGACATGCCCGTTTAAACCCCCGTATTGTGGGTGGTGCAAATGCTGCTGCAGGGTCGTGGCCATGGATGGTCAGTCTGCACAACACAACTGGTCAGAAACATTTTTGCGGTGGTTCTCTCATCAACAAGGAATGGGTGCTGACAGCTGCTCACTGTGTCGATGG TAAAAGCGTGGCCACACTGCTTTTGTACTTGGGAAAGAGCACACAACAGGGAAATAATCCCAATGAAATCACCAGAACTGTCAACAACATCATTGCCCATCCCACCTACAATCGTAACGGCTATGATAATGACATCGCTCTACTGCATCTGTCCTCTCCAGTCACATTTAATGACTACATTCAACCTGTTTGTCTAGCAGCCCAGAACAGCAACTTTCCTTCTGGCACCAAAGGATGGGTCACAGGCTGGGGACAAATCGGAGTTGGAATCTTTTTACCTCCACCTGGGATTCTGCAAGAGGTTGAGGTTGAAGTGTACGATAATAATCGCTGCAATAATCGCTGTCGTGGAGCTATCACCAACAACATGATCTGTGCTGGTACACAACAAGGAGGCAGAGGGCCCTGGCGG GGGGACTCTGGTGGTCCATTGGTGCATAAGAAGAGTTCACAGTGGGTTCAGTCTGGTGTCGTCAACTGGTCTGAAGGGTGTGCTCAGCCCGACATACCTGCTGTGTACGCCCGCGTGTCAGTGTATCAGCAATGGATCACAGGCCATACTGGCCAAAACCCGCCTGGATTTGTTGCTTTCATCTA CAGGTTGAG AAAAGGCACGATAACAATGTGGAGGTTTACATGTATGGCCCTGCTCCTATGCGTCAAAG ATTGTCTTTCTCATTTGCATG TTTGTGGCCGTTCCCCTTTATACCCACGTGTTGTGGGCGGTGCGAATGCACATGAGGGGGCGTGGCCATGGATGATCAGTCTTCACAGCCCCAAATATAAGGGTCATTTTTGTGGAGGTTCCCTCatcagcagtgaatgggtgttatcTGCAGCTCACTGTTTCTCTAG TGTCGACATATCCAGCATCCTTGTGTACATGGGAAGGAGAACACAGCAGGGCGATCACTGGCATGAAATCAGTAGAAGCATCAGTACGCTCATTATTCACCCGTCCTACAACAGCGACACCTACAACAATGATATTGCTCTCCTGCATCTGTCTTCTGCAGTTAACTTTACCAACTATATTAGACCTGTGTGTTTAGCAGCAGAAAACAGCGACTTCCCTTCCGGCACCAGCAGCTGGATCACAGGCTGGGGACAAACTGCATTTGGAG TGACTTTGTCTTACCCAGGGACCCTGCAGGAGACTGTAGTTCCAGTGATAAATAATTCTGAATGTAATAACCTGCTGGGTGCCAACCTCATTACAGAAAACATGATGTGTGCTGGTTTACTGCAGGGAGGAAAAGACACCTGTCAG GGGGACTCTGGTGGTCCAATGGTGAGTCAGCATTGTTCAGTGTGGGTTCAGTCTGGTATCATCAGTAGAGGTCATGACTGTGGTCAGCCTAGTGAACCTGGTGTGTACACCCGTGTGTCTCGGTATCAGCAATGGATCACCACCTCCATTGGTCAAAACCTCCCAGGGTTTGTCACCTTCAACCCCCTGATCTCATGCTCTTCTGCCAGCCAAGGTAAAACCAATATAGCCTTAAACATGTATACACATCAACCTACAGGATATTACAGATACATCACATTTGTTTTGTTACATGCATTTGCACTTTGTTATCTCTGCAGGTTGAGGTATAGCTGTATAAACTAG
- the fam185a gene encoding protein FAM185A: protein MFTCAVTQRFGHAVRVGSGQGCSRLFSSRALISQALRTFSDASATSKNLSKPIKQWDLLVNPFTKVKCNLGCNISIKSLDPHAFPEADRAFINVHVTDANQTPNVNGFHVHYNDQTNELQILADEVDSSVTVELTAPVKCDLYIKTKDQGNVKIQNMESDLCHIHTEIGHCVLKSVKGHEVQVQSTGGNVTGLKTIHGNVDISTCLDSNIDIMKIQGTTMNLSTLHGDLKVKAIYGESTSVFTSSGNIQIGHVHGEALVQSETGNIVIDSSSGALKVFTASGNIDAYVGQDGTAELRSQQGAVSVRVPSTMKAAVHLSGNSVSISSEIVSSYQETERTSADGKTTVTANLNNSTHEDRWIKATAEKGAVNLRTQSWFETLRLGAQS from the exons ATGTTTACTTGTGCAGTTACACAGCGGTTCGGTCACGCTGTGCGTGTGGGTTCAGGTCAGGGATGTTCAAGACTCTTCAGCAGCAGGGCTTTGATCTCTCAGGCTCTCCGAACATTTTCAGATGCTTCTGCAACTTCTAAAAACTTAAGTAAACCTATAAAGCAATGGGACTTATTAGTTAATCCTTTCACAAaggtaaaatgtaatttaggcTGTAATATATCCATAAAATCACTGGACCCACATGCTTTTCCTGAGGCTGATCGggcatttattaatgttcacGTCACAGATGCGAATCAAACTCCTAATGTGAACGGGTTTCATGTTCATTATAATGATCAAACCAATGAACTTCAGATTTTGGCAGATGAGGTGGATAGCAGTGTCACTGTGGAACTGACAGCACCTGTTAAATGTG ATCTCTACATCAAAACTAAAGACCAAGGGAATGTCAAGATCCAGAACATGGAGAGTGACCTCTGCCACATTCACACAGAGATAGGACACTGTGTCCTAAAGTCTGTCAAG GGTCATGAGGTTCAAGTTCAGTCCACAGGAGGAAATGTCACTGGACTTAAGACCATACATGGGAACGTCGATATCAGCACATGTTTGGACAGT AATATCGATATCATGAAAATTCAGGGAACCACCATGAATCTCTCCACATTACATGGGGATCTGAAAGTGAAGGCCATCTATGGTGAATCCACCTCAGTGTTCACTTCCTCTGGGAACATCCAGATTGGCCATGTACATG GTGAAGCTCTTGTGCAAAGTGAAACAGGAAACATTGTTATTG ACAGCTCAAGTGGTGCCCTGAAGGTGTTTACTGCTTCTGGAAACATTGATGCATATGTGGGCCAAGATGGAACAGCAGAACTTCGCAGTCAACAAG GTGCTGTGAGTGTGCGTGTGCCGTCCACTATGAAAGCTGCAGTGCACTTGTCCGGAAACTCTGTTAGCATTAGCTCAGAGATAGTTAGCTCATATCAAGAGACTGAACGTACATCAGCTGATGGGAAAACAACAGTCACag CTAATTTGAATAATAGCACACATGAGGATCGATGGATTAAAGCCACTGCTGAAAAAGGTGCTGTCAACCTGAGAACCCAGAGCTGGTTTGAGACCCTCAGACTTGGAGCTCAGAGTTAA